The genomic interval acaaGACAACTAGGCAACTAATATTTCTAGGTCAGCAGGAAGCCTCCTTTAAGTTCTGATTAGTTTACAGATTGTTCTGTGAACACAGCTTTACTTCAAATGCAAACAGTTTAATCCAAAGACTTCAGCAGTAACACAAAAATAAGTTTAGCATACAAATCAGTTTAAATACACTAAAGGTCTCCACAAATATCTTGTTACAGAATGTTCCACTAAGCCAATGTCTAACTTTTTAGGTAAATCTAAAACAATCCAAAGGCAACCAACACATTCTCAATTTTTAAGCCATTTCCCCATTGTTTTAACACAGTGAGTACATATAGTACAgtaacatttatgtaaatggaGTTATGTATTGAAACTAAAAGTAGCTGACAGCGTTACATTCCACAGCCACTGCACCCAGAAAACCAGCTTATTCTATTGCCTACTGTATTCTTCAAGAAAAATCTTCCAAACGTTCGAACCTAACAATAATGGATCTGGGCTACTCCTTGGATTAAAGAGAACTACATTATATAATAGGATAGATTTCATACTGTTAAGCACTGTACATCAACAGATTCCAAAGCATACAAAATAATAGGATAACATTAAATCTTATCATTGTGTCAAATCATAtgaggtaaatatttttttgtaaatacgcaatttatttgtaaaagtagaGCATGTATATAAAGCAACTTGCCAACTTCCAATAATGGAAATGGCAGAACCGAAACATGACCCACATGTACGTAGGTAATGGTTTTCTAAGTGGACCACTAAGATATGTACACTTAGCGACTGCTAAATATCACAAATGTTTGATAATGTCCTAAATAACGCAGCTCCTGTGTTCCAGGGGTGGCGGGCTATCCTCATTGGGCTAAGTGACTGTCTTTTGACAAGAATATTTCTAAGGTTACTATTACCTGCTACCATgaccactaaaataaaaaaaatacgaTTTTGAAGATCGAAAATTTGCTTACCTTTGACGAACTGTACCAAAGCCACAACATGGTAGATAAATGATTCAGGGGATGTTTTGCTGGAGAAGGGCATCTTCATATGGTCAAAGATGGATCTGAAATCTTTCTGTCTCTTGACTGAATGTACAAGGGTACTGGCTAGCAGGCGGTCATTTGCCAGAGTTGATGGCCTTTATCACATGGCAAAACAAGGAAATATTACTTAACttaaacaataaattttaaaatgatccacctataaaaaaaaatacaattctcatTACCTGGCATCATCAAGGGGTACGGGCATTATCCGGAGCTTGACCTCAGGGCGGCGAGACTCTGTTGCTACCATCCTGATCCTAAGTGGACTTTCCTCCCTAAATACTATATTTTCTTTCAGGTCATCACTCTGCTGTAATGATAGATTGTAACTAAATGGATCTTTTATCTTTTCAGATATCACTGGTTCTGGTGACTTGGAATCTTTTTTAGCCAGAGGCCTATCAATATCTCGATCATCCTCCTTATGTCTTTCTTTAGAGGACACTTTATGTCCCTTACTTTCCCTGTTCTTTTCCCCTTCTTTAGCCACTTTTGTGGGAGTCTTGGACTTATACTTTGCCCCTTCCTCTTCAGGGATCCAATGGGATGAAGAGGAAAAACCTTTGCCTTGATCAGCTAACACAGCCTTCCTGAACTGCCTATAATCCTCAACTTCCTCTTCGTTTTCAGAATGAGTAAGGAATTGAGTTTTAACTGGCTCTTTTTCAAAGAAATAGTCTAAAGCATCTGAACTGCCCCAGCTTTTGCTTGGTTCTGATTTTGACTTATCTAATACTCTTTCTTTTTGGTTGTCTTTCTCTCTAACGTTTATTCGTTCAATGGGAAATAACCTATGCTCTTCATCTGTATACCTGTAGATATAAAACAAGATTTAGTTTATCAACACCTTTACAAGACAATTAAAATAATGCCAGCTAGAAAGTATCAGAAAGCTCTtgttagggggaaaaaaacacatttgcttttaaaCCACCATCTGAACATAACAAGTCTGTTGCTCATTTTTGATTGCAACAGGGTGAGCTGGTACACTGTGATGCTTTAATCTACAGTGCTGCAATTTTCCTCTCCGAATTCGAACAACTGTGTTCCAGTTGTGATGATTGGTCACCATAAGTCACCCTTCATGCTGGTCTCCAAAGGGCCCTGGAGTGCAGTTGGTAGTCATCACACTGGCACTGGTTTATGATCTGTGGCTACGGACAAGCATACCTACCAACATCTCAGCTTGCTGGGTGttggctgtttttttcctgcCGGTGTGAGTCAGTATTGTTTTTAGGGGCCAGAGGTCAACTCTAAACTctaaacaaatataccaaaaaaactaATGTACATGTGTACCTAATCTTTCTTGATAAACTCCCATCTTTCAATGAATAGTAGCACTCAAAACTAAATGAGACAGAAGTAGTGGATATTTAGGCTCTGTTGCGTTGCCATATGCAACAAGGACAAAAGGATAGAGAAGAGTTGAAATGAAAGCTTATCTGTGTGTTGCTGATGCTAAAAATGCTCAATCAGCAGGATGCAGAATGGACAGAGAAGACACTAATGTAATCCTAAAAAACAGAGAAAGTGTCCCTCTCCCAGCTGTTTTGCCTGTCAAAGATACagaatttacataaaaaacaccaCTGTACAGAAATCTTTtaccagaataaaataaagtgtgttttgTCTGCTTTCAGATTagttgcctggagttcagcccTAAAATTACCCCACAATGAAACGTCTATAATCCTAATATattcatgacaatttattcagtgGGAGATTATACCTAGATGAAGATTATTTCTCACCTTTTAGGTATCTTTGAACCCTTAGCAGTTCCTTGTTCTATTTCATCTGCATACAGCGAGTAGTGGGAGTGTCCTTCATCACGTAAAGGATGCTGGGATAGCACAGTCTTTGCTGGACTCTTTTGAGATGGGATGTCAAATGGGCTGTTCTGGGAAGGACTGTAGCGTGTTGAACTATTGCCAGCAGATCCCGAAACTGACCTTTCAGGACTGTGTGCTATGGAATGCGAATTTTGGGACAAGGTATCCTTACCCGAGTGAACCACACTGAGAATTGGACAGTCAGACTGGGAAGAGCTCTGACTGGGTGGTGAGGCCACTTGCGAAGGACTGCTAGGTGACCTTGGACTGTTCTCGTATGCAGACAGTCCTGCCCAACTCTCACCATGCAAATCAAGTTCTTTGCCAAGTTCGTCTATTGGTTCAGAGGGGTCGAAAGCATCTTTATGTTCATCGCACGATTTTTCATTTGTAGGACTTTCTGATTTATTAGccccttcatttttttgtctAGCTTTTTCTTGAGAAGTACGAGATTTTCTTACTGGCGACTTGCTGTAACGTGAAGAAGAACGGGAGGTGGATGATCTTGCCGAATGTGAGGACTTGTACGATCTCTGAGATCGGCTTCTAGATCTTTGAGATGATGCAGATCTTCTCTTTGGGCTTCTGGAGCGAGACCGACCACGCCGAGGACTACGTGAATACCTACGGTTCCATGTTGGCCTGTAACCACCTCGGTGATATCTGCCTCCACCTCCTTGGTAATAACCTCTTACTCTTCCCCTAAAGCCATAGGGGCGCCTCATTCCTCTATTATTTCTGTAATCTCTTCGGAAATCTCGGTTGTAATCTCTGTTATAGGGTCTCTCTCTGCTCCGTGACCGGGAGTAGGTTCTTGACCGAGATCTGGAACTAAAATTTGTAACAAATTAAAATGACAAGTATACTTTAGCCATGTACCTTAAAGTGTGGTAATAGGGTGGTGAAAGAAAGCAAACACACTAGATGAAAACAAGTGCCTGAATCTAAAtttctttaatatgcaaaattCCCCAGAACTTTAAGAAACTTAGGAAATCATTATTTTGCCAGAGACGAGAGCATGGTCAGGGTCAAAGAGGACGTGCAAAGGACTTATCTGAAATCAGTACAGCAGTGACTACTGTTTAGAGGTTTAAGCATTCAAAAGAAATTTGCTGATTGGGTACTGTGCATAAAAGCCAGCAGGAGGAATCACAGCGTGCACCAGACACACCTGGGAAAGTCAAATATCTGCAATGGCCAGtcatttgaaacacacaatcaaaaGACAGGGacactttaatattatatatatatatatatatatatatatatatatatatatatatatagcccatTATGTTCTCTGGAAATAATACCATGATGTAATTCAAGTTAAGTCCAGATTTTATTACCTGTATCTTTTCTTCCTGGAATGCGATCTTGATCGAGAAGATGATGGTGACCTAGATTTTGATCTTGAAGAATGAGACCTTGAATTTGATCtccccattttttcaaatatttacacagcCTGACCCTGCAAAAAATAGAAAGTGCATGTTCACAACAGCTTGTCTCATCATAACTGTGGGTATTAATTTACAAGctgctttacaaaaacaaacacagacattATAACtatattaatgatattattacAGCTTCTATTTGTGCTCCTCCTCTAGTCTGAAATTGTCACTAGTCTCCTATTaggtaaaataactttattactcagtttatctatctatataaatcTCCAATCCCATACACACTCCATATATATTCCGAAACCAGCAACCACCaacaggggtcatcaaacttttttggccactaggccatttcaggggttggcaggagcacactaggccggactccctCTCGAGTCCCGACCTAATGGCTCCACCCTCCACCAGGGGCGCCCCccgaagggaattccctctcctccgcaatgcatacaaaggagagggaatgttccctatttaccccagccgaaaataacacttccgccgctggggtaaatagggaacattccctctcctccatatgcattgcggaggagagggaattcccttcagagagccacagcaagaggaggctctgaagccgcgggttgccggcccaCATTAGgacagatcggccagggggcaataggccggaacaaactaccagctatgctgtatctggcctaaaggccggagtttgctgacctctgttctaCAACAATCCTTCCATTctgttactgtgttttttttattaaattagaaaCTTATAGCATTACAAATGACCACATGGTTGTAAATTTTGCAGTTCAGTCACAATATCAACATAAGCAATTACTTTAGGAATTACACTATACTTAACTGTATAAGTATCAATTTCTGTCTAAGATATGATTATATTTCAAAACAAAGATTACAAAAATGCAGTCAATTTTAATCTAATTTTAGTATTGGTTTTAACAGTCATCACAAGAAcagaataaagtatatataacaatAGGTAGTATATAGATTttgaaaatactttataaaaaatagtttgcataaagaaaatacttaaaaataattgtCTTTAACTGACCTTTTATAGCTTGACTTGTATGTAAACTTATATACTGACAatcatctgtaaaaataaatatagtaatatgACCAATCTTCCCAACAATAATGTTTGTTCATTCTGCATTGCAAAATGTTGCTTCTTTTACAGTCGTCTTCACTTACCGCAGAAAACAAGCtgggaaacaaaacaaatatagcaCGGTTGTATAACAAGGTTCAGTGATCATGCACAAATATTCAGTAACTCCAAGTGAAGGAACATTGTAATAAGATGAACCATGAGTACCGTTGTGGAAGTACCAGGTATCAACCGCTGTCTATGGAAAGAATTGTCAGATCATCTTCGCAAGCAGGGAGTGGAAagtcaattaaaatattataatcacTCCTTCTTGTTGGTAAAGAAAGCACATCTGTGGGTTTCATGAAGTATTTcgaggaaaaaaaagttacacaacaATGTGTAAGACAATGAACTTTTGATCTCTATAAAcgtaaaacacttttttgtagTAACCTTGTATTGCCAGCTACTTGGATTGTTACTGAGCTccagaaagaaaatgtaatttcactaaataaaaactgcacctcaaaatgtaaatgtactaaCAATGCTACAAACTTGCAATAATGGTTGctgtaaatcaggggtgtcaaaatcaatCAAATCTGGCCcgaaacgtccttttttttttgcccccccaaaAATTTCTAAAATTAATTACAGCTGTCCCGCCGCTACTACAATATCTGGCATCACTCGCCtccatagaccagcggcctctctgcctatgcgtggccccgcattggactgttctatagacgcaagtaaacccgggaattgtagtagcggcatcactcgcgtggACCAGTGTTTACTGAATTCCAAAATCACTTTGAAAGCGTGGGAAGTATAAACTAACATATTTTCTAAATCATAACTGCTATTAATCTCTTTTTAGTCAGCTCACTAAGCATtacatttattgctatatatatattatacctaaacgccggcggatcaggtaagcgctctatttactaaccttcccataggttaacataccccgagtgtgactcggggttacaacttttttctacccccgagtcacactcggggttacctctagggaggttaaaggacaGTAAAGCAGATTATACAGTAAAGTATGCGGCTATCTTGAGCTACATACACAAGGCAGATGATTGTCACCAGAGACCAATgctgaaaatctagcatgtggcCCCCTGACATTATTTACCAGGGTGAGTTAATGATTGACCCCTGGATTTTGCATTGGAGGAGAGCAGCGCTGGGTAACGCTTGCTTGtgctcccctttccatagagcaaaacagccctgtgtgtacaacgctcatttattcatctgtcactgaaaaccatcacaaaagatcatttccagccacaGAAATCTGActtctgtacagggctttacagAGAGCACTGATGTCATGACAGATCTACTACAATAT from Pyxicephalus adspersus chromosome 4, UCB_Pads_2.0, whole genome shotgun sequence carries:
- the BCLAF1 gene encoding bcl-2-associated transcription factor 1 isoform X1 — its product is MGRSNSRSHSSRSKSRSPSSSRSRSHSRKKRYSSRSRSRTYSRSRSRERPYNRDYNRDFRRDYRNNRGMRRPYGFRGRVRGYYQGGGGRYHRGGYRPTWNRRYSRSPRRGRSRSRSPKRRSASSQRSRSRSQRSYKSSHSARSSTSRSSSRYSKSPVRKSRTSQEKARQKNEGANKSESPTNEKSCDEHKDAFDPSEPIDELGKELDLHGESWAGLSAYENSPRSPSSPSQVASPPSQSSSQSDCPILSVVHSGKDTLSQNSHSIAHSPERSVSGSAGNSSTRYSPSQNSPFDIPSQKSPAKTVLSQHPLRDEGHSHYSLYADEIEQGTAKGSKIPKRYTDEEHRLFPIERINVREKDNQKERVLDKSKSEPSKSWGSSDALDYFFEKEPVKTQFLTHSENEEEVEDYRQFRKAVLADQGKGFSSSSHWIPEEEGAKYKSKTPTKVAKEGEKNRESKGHKVSSKERHKEDDRDIDRPLAKKDSKSPEPVISEKIKDPFSYNLSLQQSDDLKENIVFREESPLRIRMVATESRRPEVKLRIMPVPLDDARPSTLANDRLLASTLVHSVKRQKDFRSIFDHMKMPFSSKTSPESFIYHVVALVQFVKEHYFKGEGKTLNERFAEYQTVTEERVDHLKSPEIHRKIEFSPKAQRRQTCFQNEDQILVVKEEHVKVEKKLKRHDNPTDVRSDRKKEHSKERGESKCSRESSDSRRREKVQKDLKESKVFKEESKKRKELEPSPSLSDDEKDNKKESRDEEFKGPLEPKEYAGFQGISRPRGTFQFRIRGRGRARGVFAGTSAAPVNTTPSFQKRPKEEEWDPEYTPKSKKYFLHDDRDDGVDYWARRARGRGNFQRGRGRFPFKKSGSSPKWTHDKYQGDGLLEDEEEVLEDRRKEEKE
- the BCLAF1 gene encoding bcl-2-associated transcription factor 1 isoform X3, which encodes MGRSNSRSHSSRSKSRSPSSSRSRSHSRKKRYSSRSRSRTYSRSRSRERPYNRDYNRDFRRDYRNNRGMRRPYGFRGRVRGYYQGGGGRYHRGGYRPTWNRRYSRSPRRGRSRSRSPKRRSASSQRSRSRSQRSYKSSHSARSSTSRSSSRYSKSPVRKSRTSQEKARQKNEGANKSESPTNEKSCDEHKDAFDPSEPIDELGKELDLHGESWAGLSAYENSPRSPSSPSQVASPPSQSSSQSDCPILSVVHSGKDTLSQNSHSIAHSPERSVSGSAGNSSTRYSPSQNSPFDIPSQKSPAKTVLSQHPLRDEGHSHYSLYADEIEQGTAKGSKIPKRYTDEEHRLFPIERINVREKDNQKERVLDKSKSEPSKSWGSSDALDYFFEKEPVKTQFLTHSENEEEVEDYRQFRKAVLADQGKGFSSSSHWIPEEEGAKYKSKTPTKVAKEGEKNRESKGHKVSSKERHKEDDRDIDRPLAKKDSKSPEPVISEKIKDPFSYNLSLQQSDDLKENIVFREESPLRIRMVATESRRPEVKLRIMPVPLDDARPSTLANDRLLASTLVHSVKRQKDFRSIFDHMKMPFSSKTSPESFIYHVVALVQFVKEHYFKGEGKTLNERFAEYQTVTEERVDHLKSPEIHRKIEFSPKAQRRQTCFQNEDQILVVKEEHVKVEKKLKRHDNPTDVRSDRKKEHSKERGESKCSRESSDSRRREKVQKDLKESKVFKEESKKRKELEPSPSLSDDEKDNKKESRDEEFKGPLEPKEYAGFQGISRPRGTFHDDRDDGVDYWARRARGRGNFQRGRGRFPFKKSGSSPKWTHDKYQGDGLLEDEEEVLEDRRKEEKE
- the BCLAF1 gene encoding bcl-2-associated transcription factor 1 isoform X2; amino-acid sequence: MGRSNSRSHSSRSKSRSPSSSRSRSHSRKKRYSSRSRSRTYSRSRSRERPYNRDYNRDFRRDYRNNRGMRRPYGFRGRVRGYYQGGGGRYHRGGYRPTWNRRYSRSPRRGRSRSRSPKRRSASSQRSRSRSQRSYKSSHSARSSTSRSSSRYSKSPVRKSRTSQEKARQKNEGANKSESPTNEKSCDEHKDAFDPSEPIDELGKELDLHGESWAGLSAYENSPRSPSSPSQVASPPSQSSSQSDCPILSVVHSGKDTLSQNSHSIAHSPERSVSGSAGNSSTRYSPSQNSPFDIPSQKSPAKTVLSQHPLRDEGHSHYSLYADEIEQGTAKGSKIPKRYTDEEHRLFPIERINVREKDNQKERVLDKSKSEPSKSWGSSDALDYFFEKEPVKTQFLTHSENEEEVEDYRQFRKAVLADQGKGFSSSSHWIPEEEGAKYKSKTPTKVAKEGEKNRESKGHKVSSKERHKEDDRDIDRPLAKKDSKSPEPVISEKIKDPFSYNLSLQQSDDLKENIVFREESPLRIRMVATESRRPEVKLRIMPVPLDDARPSTLANDRLLASTLVHSVKRQKDFRSIFDHMKMPFSSKTSPESFIYHVVALVQFVKEHYFKGEGKTLNERFAEYQTVTEERVDHLKSPEIHRKIEFSPKAQRRQTCFQNEDQILVVKEEHVKVEKKLKRHDNPTDVRSDRKKEHSKERGESKCSRESSDSRRREKVQKDLKESKVFKEESKKRKELEPSPSLSDDEKDNKKESRDEEFKGPLEPKEYAGFQGISRPRGTFFRIRGRGRARGVFAGTSAAPVNTTPSFQKRPKEEEWDPEYTPKSKKYFLHDDRDDGVDYWARRARGRGNFQRGRGRFPFKKSGSSPKWTHDKYQGDGLLEDEEEVLEDRRKEEKE